A segment of the Mycobacterium intracellulare ATCC 13950 genome:
TGCCGCCCAACGGTTTACCGGTGATCCTCGGTCCGGACCACCCCGTCACCGGCGGCTATCCGGTGGTGGGTGTGGTGATCGACGAGGACGTCGACAAGGTCGCCCAGGTGCGGCCCGGCCAGTCGGTGCGGCTGCACTGGGCGCGGCCGCGCGCCCCGGTCGGCGCCGTGGCCGGGGCCGGCGTCGCGAGTTGGCCGTTCGGCTAACGCAATTCCGGCGTTCGACTGTAGGACAGCTCACAAAGTCCGACGCACCGGCGTGAGATCACTTGGCGGCGATCGGCATTCGCGCGCGCCGGCACCCTTCAGGGACTTACCAGATAACTGGTAATCAACTAACAGCCCATATCGGCCGATTCCGGTTGACCCGCTCGCGTCCTAGATGTGAGCATCGGAAACCTACGGCGGGGCATGCCCCTTCATGCGGGACGCCCACGCGCGTCGCCGGCCAGACCCCGAACTGCTTCCAAAGAGAGGGATCGGTATGCACGCACGCGCAGCGTCCATATGCCAACGCGCCCAGGTGATCTCGCCGCACCGCAACCATCGCATCGCGGACTGGAATCCCGAAGACGCGGCGGCCTGGGAGGCCGGGAACAAGAAGATCGCCCGGCGCAATCTGCTCGGCACCATCGCGGGTGACCACGTGGCCTTCTCGATCTGGACGCTGTGGCCCGTCATGGCGCTGTTCATGCCGGGCGCCGTCTACGGTTTCTCCGCGGGCGACAAGCTGCTGCTGGGCGCGGTGGCCACCCTGGTCGGTGGTTGCGCCCGGATCCCCTACACCCTGGGCATCGCCGCCTTCGGCGGTCGCAATTGGACGACGTTCTCGGCCTTCGTGCTGGTGATCCCGACGGCGGGCACGATCGCCCTGTTGGCCAACCCCGGCCTGCCCCTGTGGCTCTTCGTGCTGTGCGCCGCGCTGACGGGGCTGGGCGGCGGCAACTACGCGGCCTCGCTGGCCAACGTCAACGCCTTCTACCCGCAGCGCCTCAAGGGCGCCGCGATGGCGGTCAACGCCGGCGTCGCCAACCTCGGCGTCGCGGTGATCCAGCTGATCGGCCTGCTGGTGCTGGCCACCGCCGGGCACCAGGCCCCGTACTGGGTGTGCGCGATCTACCTGGTCTTGCTCGTCGCCGTGGGGATCGCGGCCGCGTTGGTCATGGACAACGTCCACCACGGCACCCAGCTGCGCACCATGCGCTCGATCCTGTTCGAGCGCGACACCCACGTCATCTCGCTGCTCTACATCGCCACCTTCGGCTCCTGGATCGGGTTCTCCTTCGCCTTCGGACAGGTGCTGCAGGTCCACTTCCTGGAAAGCGGGGAAACCGCCAAGCACGCCGCGCTGCACGCCGCGCAGGTCGCCTTCGTCGGCCCCCTGCTGGGCTCCGTGGCGCGCATCTACGGGGGGCGGCTGGCCGACCGCGTCGGCGGCAGCCGCGTCACGCTTGGCGTCCTCGCCGGGATGACCCTGGCGGCCGCGCTGTTGGTCACCATCAGCGCCCTCGAGGACCAGCACGCCGTGACACGTTCCGTCAGCATGATCGGCTGCGTCGCCGGCTTCATGGTGCTGTTCGTCCTGTCCGGCATGGGAAACGGGTCGGTGTTCAAGTTGATCCCGACGGTCTACGAGGCCCGCAGTCGCGGGCTGGACATGAGCGAAGACGACCGTCGTCGTTGGGCGCGCGCGCAGTCGGGATCGCTGATCGGCATCTGCTCCGCGGTCGGCGCGTTCGGCGGCGTGGCAATCAACCTGGCGCTGCGGCAGTCCTACCTGAGCACCGGCACCGAAACGGCGGCGTATTGGGCGTTTTTGGCTTCCTACGTCGGCGCGGCGATCATGACCTGGATGGTCTACGTCCGGCGTCCCGTCACGGCCCCGGGCCGCTCCGGGGCGCGGGCGGAAGCCGAGGCCGCCCGTGTGTGAGCGGACTCGCAACACGGGCAATGCCACAGCAATTGCCCGGTAACGCAACCGAAATGTCGCAGGCATACACACTTCATATGGCCCCCCAACTGGCCCCACCAGACTCCGCGCCGCTGACCGGCTACCGGATCGCCGTGACGTCGGCGAACCGGGCCGAAGAGCTGTGCGCGTTGCTGCGCCGCAACGGCGCGGAGGTGTCCAGCGCCGCGGCCATCAACCTCATCGCGCTGCCCGAAGACGAAGAACTGCACCGCCACACCGAAGCGGTCATCGCCGAGCCTCCCGATATCTTGGTGGCGCACACCGGCATCGGCTTCCGCGGCTGGGTCGCCGCGGCCGACGGCTGGGGACTGGCCACCCAGCTGCTGGCGTCCCTGTCCCGGGCGCGGATCGTGGCCCGCGGGCCGAAGGCGACCGGCGCCTTGCGCGCCGCCGGACTGCACGAGGAGTGGTCGCCCAGGTCCGAATCGTCGAGCGAGGTCCTGCGCTACCTGCTCGAATCGGATGTCGCCGGAAAGCGGGTCGCGGTCCAGCTGCACGGCGCGGCCGACACCTGGGACCCGTTCCCGGAATTCCTCAACGGGTTGCGGTCCGCGGGCGCCCAGGTGGTCCCCATCCACGTATATCGCTGGAAACCAACGCCGGCCGGCGGCGACTTCGACCAACTCGTCACCTCGGTCGCCCGGCGGCAGTTCGACGCGGTGACCTTCACCTCGGCGCCCGCGGGCGCGGCGCTGCTGGAGCGCAGCCGCGAGTTGGGCGTCGAAGAGCAACTGCTGCAAGCACTTCGCAGCGACGTGCACGCGATGTGCGTGGGCCCGGTCACCGCGCAGCCCCTGCTCCGCGCCGGGGTCCCCACGTCGTCGCCCGAGCGAATGCGGTTGGGGGCGTTGGCCCGTCACATCGCCCAGGAGCTCCCGACCCTTCGCTCGACCACCATCCGGGCGGCCGGCCACGAGATGGAGATCCGCGGGACCTGCGTGCTGGTCGACGGTTCGCCGCGGTCCCTGTCGGGATCGGGAATGGCGACGCTGCGCGCGCTGGCGGAGCGCCCCGGCGACGTCGTCGCGCGCAACGACCTGTTGCGGGTGCTTCCCGGCAACAGCAACGATCCCCACGCCGTCGACACGGCCGTGCTGCGGCTGCGAACGGCGCTGGGCGACAAGAACATCATCGCGACGGTGGTCAAGCGTGGCTACCGGCTCGCGATCGACCATCCGGACGAATCCCCATGGCACTGATCCTGGTGGCGCACGGCACCCGCAGGCCCGGCGGCGTGGCGATGGTCGAAGACCTTGCGGCACAGGTGAGTACGCTCGTCCGCAGCCCGGTCGACGTGGCGTTCGTCGACGTGGTGGGACCCACCCCCAGCGAGGTGCTGGCCACAGCGAAGGCCGCCGGCCGGCCGGCCATCGTGGTGCCGGCGTTCCTGTCGCGCGGATATCACGTCCGGGCCGACCTGCCCGCCCACGTCGCGATCAGCGGTCATCCGAACGTGACCGTCACCCCCGCGCTGGGCCCGAGCGGGCAGGTCGCGCGGATCGTCGGCGATCAGCTGCTGAAATGCGGTTGGCGGCCGGGCGATTCGGTGATTCTGGCGGCCGCGGGAACCTCGGACGACAAGGCCCGCGCCGACCTGCACACCACGGCGACGTTGTTGTCGGCGCTCACCGGATCGCGGGTGAGCCTGGCGTTCGCGGCCACCGGGGACCCGCAACTGCACGAGTCCGTCGACCGAGCGAGGCGCCGCGGTGGACGCGTCGTGGTCGCCTCCTACCTGTTGGCCG
Coding sequences within it:
- a CDS encoding MFS transporter, which produces MHARAASICQRAQVISPHRNHRIADWNPEDAAAWEAGNKKIARRNLLGTIAGDHVAFSIWTLWPVMALFMPGAVYGFSAGDKLLLGAVATLVGGCARIPYTLGIAAFGGRNWTTFSAFVLVIPTAGTIALLANPGLPLWLFVLCAALTGLGGGNYAASLANVNAFYPQRLKGAAMAVNAGVANLGVAVIQLIGLLVLATAGHQAPYWVCAIYLVLLVAVGIAAALVMDNVHHGTQLRTMRSILFERDTHVISLLYIATFGSWIGFSFAFGQVLQVHFLESGETAKHAALHAAQVAFVGPLLGSVARIYGGRLADRVGGSRVTLGVLAGMTLAAALLVTISALEDQHAVTRSVSMIGCVAGFMVLFVLSGMGNGSVFKLIPTVYEARSRGLDMSEDDRRRWARAQSGSLIGICSAVGAFGGVAINLALRQSYLSTGTETAAYWAFLASYVGAAIMTWMVYVRRPVTAPGRSGARAEAEAARV
- a CDS encoding uroporphyrinogen-III synthase; this encodes MAPPDSAPLTGYRIAVTSANRAEELCALLRRNGAEVSSAAAINLIALPEDEELHRHTEAVIAEPPDILVAHTGIGFRGWVAAADGWGLATQLLASLSRARIVARGPKATGALRAAGLHEEWSPRSESSSEVLRYLLESDVAGKRVAVQLHGAADTWDPFPEFLNGLRSAGAQVVPIHVYRWKPTPAGGDFDQLVTSVARRQFDAVTFTSAPAGAALLERSRELGVEEQLLQALRSDVHAMCVGPVTAQPLLRAGVPTSSPERMRLGALARHIAQELPTLRSTTIRAAGHEMEIRGTCVLVDGSPRSLSGSGMATLRALAERPGDVVARNDLLRVLPGNSNDPHAVDTAVLRLRTALGDKNIIATVVKRGYRLAIDHPDESPWH
- a CDS encoding sirohydrochlorin chelatase codes for the protein MALILVAHGTRRPGGVAMVEDLAAQVSTLVRSPVDVAFVDVVGPTPSEVLATAKAAGRPAIVVPAFLSRGYHVRADLPAHVAISGHPNVTVTPALGPSGQVARIVGDQLLKCGWRPGDSVILAAAGTSDDKARADLHTTATLLSALTGSRVSLAFAATGDPQLHESVDRARRRGGRVVVASYLLADGLFQQRLHDCGADLVSQPLGTHPGLARLIANRFRRALPPALAATARHASRRSAPQQVTHARALRPIP